In the genome of Gammaproteobacteria bacterium, the window CCCGGGTGGACCCGAGTCGAGGCCGGCGCTGACGGCGAGCAGCACGGAGCGCAAACCCTGCTGGTACTGTCGCGGCTACTGCCCGACGGCTCCCTGCTGTCGATCGCCGGCAATCTGCAACAGGCAGAAGCCGTGCGCCGCGCCGTGCTGCTGGCGCTCGGCTGGTCGGGTGCGCTGGCATTGCTGATCGGTCTCGGCGCCGCTGCATTCGTTACCCGCCGGGCGCTGGCGCGCATGGCAGCGGTAGCGGACGCGGTGCGCCGCTTTGCCGCGGGCGACCATGCGGTGCGGGCTGCGCATGCCGGCACGCGCGCGCCAGACGATATCGATGCAATCGCCGACGGTGTGAACAGCATGCTGGACAGCGTCGCCACGCTGGCGGCCAGCGTGCGCCGCGTCTCGGTCGCGGTGGCGCACGATCTGCGCACCCCGCTCTCGCATATGCGCCAGCAACTCGAGACGGTTGGCGACCCGGATGCATCTGGCGCCGAGCGGGAGGCCGCCGTGTCTGGCGCGCAAACAGCCATCGATGACGTCATGCGTACCTTCGATGCGATTCTCAGCCTGTCGGAAATCGAATCGGGCACGGCGCCGAACAGCTTCGAGACGCTGGACCTGGCCTTGCTCGCCGCAACCATCGCCAACGCCTATTCCGCGGATATCGAGGCCGGCGGGCGCCGCCTGTTCAGCTGCACGGCCACCCCGCTGAGGGTCCAGGGCAATCGCTATCTGCTGGCGCGCGCGATCGCCAACCTGCTGGAGAATGCGGCGCGTCACACGCCGACCGGCACGGATATCGGTATCGAGGTATTCGCACACGGTGCAACGGTGTGCCTGAGCGTCGCGGACAATGGTCCCGGAATACCGGAATCCGAGCGTGAGCGGGCACTGGAACCTTTCTACCGGCTGGATAGAAGTCGCGGCTCGACCGGCTCGGGACTCGGCCTCGCCATCGTCGCGGCGATCGCCAGGCAGCATCGCGCGACGCTGGTGCTGGACGATGCGCACCCGGGGCTGCGGGTCATGCTCGGCTTCGGCGCGAGGCCTTCCGTGACCAGCTGAGGCCCGCGGTACGGGGCGCTGCCCGCCGAATCCGTGAATTCCGATCCAGATCAAGGAATCCGCTGTCGAGCAACAGGTATATTGCTTTACCCGACCAATTTGGTCGGACTTGGTTTTGCCACGAGGAGTCCGCATGCAAACCGTCCACGCCTGCAACCACACTACCGCCGAAGCGCTCTATCCGTTCGATGCGCGCGGCGTTGCCAAGCGTTTCCGCCACGCGGCGATTTTCGGCGCGCTGGATGCGCTGACACCCGGGGAGACGATGCGTTTCTGCAATGACCACGATCCGCTGCCGCTGCTCGGCCAGTTGCAGCAACGCTATGGCGACAAGCTGTCCATCACCTACCGCCAGCGCGAACCGGGCGCCATCGTCATCGACTTCGCCAGGCTCTAAAGGATCGCCTTAACCCGGCGGCGGGAATTCGGGTCCGCCAAGCTTCGGAACGACACCAGCGGGTTCGCCGCTGGAGCGCCCGCATTTGGTGCCGCGGGTCAGCGGTGCGCGTTCAGCACACCTCGACCCGGGGAGCGCCGGCGCTCAGCACCCCGATTTCCGCTGCCTGGGCGAATCCCTGGGCACGGAAGATCCCCAGCACCTCCTGTTTCACCCCGGCGTCGCAGGCAACCAGCAGGCCGCCGCTGGTTTGCGCATCGCAAAGGAGTTCGCGCTGCCATGCGGCGACGCCCTCGCGCAGCCCGACATCGGCCCCGTAACTCGCCCAGTTGCGGCCGATGGCGCCGGGGCCGATGCCCTGTCGTGCAAAGTCCTCGGCCCCCGCCAGCAGCGGGACACGCGCCATCTCGATGCGGGCAGCAAGCCCTGAGCCACGGCAGATTTCCAGCAAATGTCCGAGCAGTCCGAAGCCGGTGACGTCGGTGAGGGCGTGCACGCCGGGCAGCCGGGCAAGCGCACTGCCCGGCGTATTGAGAGTCGTGGTGCTGTCCAGCAGCACCCGATAACCGTCGGGGCCGAGCAGCTTATTTTTCAGTGCGGCGGCGAGTACGCCAACCCCGAGACCCTTGCCCAGGATCAGCACGTCGCGCGCGCGCGCACCACAGTTGCGCTTGATATGGTCCGGGTGCACGAGACCAAGGGCAACCAGGCCGTAGATCGGTTCCGGGGTATCGATGGAGTGGCCGCCGGCCACCGGGATGCCGGCCGCCGCACACACATCGGCGCCGCCGTCGAGAATTCGCCCGATGACTTGCGGCGACAATTTATCGATCGGCATCCCGAGCAGCGCGAGCGCGAGGATCGGTGTGCCGCCCATCGCATAAACATCACTGATCGCATTGGTGGCGGCGATACGCCCAAAATCGTAGGGGTCATCGACGATTGGCATGAAAAAATCGGTTGTCGCGATGAGCGCCTGCTCGTCATTGAGCTTGTAGACCGCGGCGTCGTCGCTGGTTTCCGTACCGACGAGCAGCGCGGCGAACGGCCCGGCCCGCGGCGTGTTCCTCAGGATTTCGCCGAGCAGTTGCGGCGAGATCTTGCAGCCGCAACCGCCACCATGCGCGTAATCGGTCAGCTTGATCCCGCTCACCGCTGTTCCTGGCACTGGCGAGCGCGCGCGGGGCTCCCGGCGTATGCCGAGCCACGATCGCCCTGGGACTCGAGGCCTCGCGCGCCGATCAGCGGACTGTCCTCATGGGCCTCGGTGCGCTGTGCGAGCGTCGTGACGAGCAGGTAGAGGTAGGCGCTGAGCTCGAGGAGTTCCTCGAAGAACCGGTCCGGGCCCGGGAAGTGGATCACGCTCTTGTCCAGCAGCACGGCAAGCACCATCATCACCGCGCAGCCGCCTACGAGCAGCGCGACATCGGACGAAAGAAAGCTGCGGGTACGCCGCCAATCCGCGCCGAGGCAGCGCCCCAGCACGATCGCCGCGGCAAGCCACAGCGGCGGAGTCACGACGGGCTTGGCGATATGCAGTGCGGAACGAAGCGCCGAGTCCAGCGGCAGCAGCGACTGCAGGTCGGCTTCGCGGTAACAGATCGCCAGCGACAACAGGCAGAGTGCCGCGAACAGCCGCTGCTCGAATACCGACACCGCGTGGCGGCTACGCCATGCATGGGCAACGATGCCCAGGGCGAGGACAATCAGCTGCGCATTCTCCAACAGGCCGTTCTCCTGGTAGAACGCTTCGGAACCGCTGCTCACCAGCAACAGCACGCAGCAAAGATCGATCGCCAGTACCGTCATCAGCGCCAGCTGCAAGCGCACGCTCAGCATGACGGCGTTCCCGCGGGTAATCGTTGCCAGTACGCAATCTTGCGCGGCATGGTGCCTGATCCGTGCCTGATGGAACCGATTGGATGGTGCATCTCGTAAAGCCCTGAGGGTAACGGAAAGAAGGCTAGACCAGCATTCACGGCTCGAAATCAACCCGGGGGGACCACGGCAGCGCAGCAACGGCCTGCTACGTACTGCAATCGTCAATATTGCCGTAAATCACGGCTGCGATAAGGCCCGGTCGAACCGGTGCCGCGACGACCACGCGAGGGCGAACACCGACTACAGCGGGCGCGCAACTCAGCTCAACCAACGCAACAGTGTTGGATAACGATCCGGGAACAGCCGCGCGATCCACGCCAGGGTGCTGGATTTGTTGCCGGTGACAATCCGCCGCCTGCCCTTGCGCACGCCCTCGAGAATATCCGCCGCGCAATCCTCGGGCGGAGTGACCAGCAGCTTGTCGCCCATACCCTCGAAGCTGGATTCCTCCTGGCCGGCCCTCGCACACATGCGCCCCGCCGTGGCGATCGCGGTGCGGATTCCGCCGGGGTGCACGCATACCGCGCGCACGCCACTGTCTTCGAGTTCCGACCACAGGCACTCGGTCAGGCCACGCACCCCGAACTTGGAGATGTTGTAGGCGCTCTGCAGCGGGTAACCCACCAGGCCGAACACGCTCGAGATATTGACGATACAGCCCTCGCGTCGCGCCAGCATCTGTGGCAGGAAGGCCTTGCAGCCATAGAGCACACCCCACAGATTGATGCCGAGCTGCCACTCGATTTCCTCGATGCTCAGATGCTCGAAGGTACCGACCACGGTCACGCCCGCGTTGTTGAACAGGAATTGTGCCGCGCCGAAATCGCGCTCGACTTCCTCGGCATGCGCGAACACCGCCGCGCGCGAAGACACATCGAGCACATAGGCGCGCGCATCGTGATCGGCCGGCAACAATTGCATCGTTGCCTCCAGCGCCTGGGCATTGATATCCGACAGTGCCAGCCGCGCGCCCGCAGCCGCGAGCTGCCGTGCCAGGGCGCGGCCGATCCCCGAGCCTGCGCCGGTAACGACCGCGACTTTCTCCTTGTATATCGTCATGCTGATACGACCTCCGCCGGATATGATCTGCCCAAGCATGCAGGGTAGCCTGTATGCGTCCGATCCCATAGCCATGGCACGGGATGACAACAGTCCTGCTTCAAGGGACAGACGTTGCCCGATAAACCGGGGTATATTCCCCGGGCCGCGGCGCCAGGATCAGCGCCGACCCAACGGGAGTGATATCGATGAATCGCATGACTCCGTACCTGGTGCTGGTGCTGGGCGCACTGGGATACGCCACCAATACGTTTGCCGGCATCGTCCACGGCACCGTGAGCACCGCCGATGGCCGCGCCGTCTCCGGCGCGCTGCTCACGCTGTTCAACGAGGCGCGCAACCGCAAGGAAACCGTCTACAGCGCGCCGGATGGCAGTTATGTGCTCGCCACCGGGTTCAGCGGCAAGCTGCGGTTGCGCGCGCGCCTGCCCTATTTTGCCGACGTGAGCCAGGACATCGCGCTCGGCGTCGATACCAGCCTGCCGGTCGATTTCACGCTGAGCGAGATCGGCGATCCCCAGACCCTGTCCGATACGCTCACCGCTTCGGCCCATCTCACGAAACTGCAATGGCAGGATCCGGCGCTGCGCGCCACCTTCGTGAGCCAGTGCAACTACTGCCACCAGGTGGGCAACTCGCTGACCCGCACCCCGCGTGACGAGGATGCCTGGCGTAGCAGTGTCGAGCGCATGGAAAGCTATTTCGCGATGCTTACTCCATCCCAGAGCGCCGGCATCGTCAGCACGCTGGCACGCGATTTCACTCCCGATCCGGTTACGGCAGTGCAAACCTACGCGGTGGCTCCCGAACTGCACCACGCCAAGGTCCACGAATGGCTGGTCGGCGACGGCATGTCGTTCATCCACGATGCCGCGGTTAATCACGCCGATGACAATCTCTACGGCGCCGACGAAGGTCATGACGTGATCTGGTTCCTCGATCGCAAGACGGCCAAGGTCGAGACTTTCGCGCTGCCCGATATCGATCTGCCACGGGGTGGGGTGTTGTCGGGCATCCCGTTCCCGATCGGCGTGTTTACCGGCAAGCATGGCCCGCACAGTCTCGCCCAGACCTCCGACGGGCGTTTCTGGATCACCAATGCGCTGTCATCCTCGCTGGCCTCTTTCGATCCTGCAACCCGGAAGTTCAAGCTCTACGAACTCGGCCCTACCCATATTTACCCGCACACCGTGCGCGTCGATGCCAACGATATCGTCTGGTTCACCGTGGTGCTGTCAAACGAGGTGATCCGTTTCGATCCGCAAACCGAACAGTTCAGCGTGATCGATCTGCCGCACAACGGGTTCTGGCCGTGGCTGATCGATACCACGTTGCCGGCGGTGATCAAAATCGCGGCGTGGTTTCCCGGCAACAACCTGCACAACGTGCTGTCGCCGCACAAATGGGCCGGCAAGGATCACCGCGCGCTGTTCAACTTTCCCTACGGTATCGACGTCAATCCGCGCGACGGTTCGATCTGGTACGCCAAGCTGTACCTGAACCGGATCGGGCGCATCGACCCGCAAACGCACGAGGTGCAGGAGTTCGAGACGCCGATGAAGGGACCACGTCGCCCGCGCTTCGCGAAAGACGGCACGCTGTGGATTCCCGCATTCGACGACGGCGGCCTGATGGCCTTCGACACCGGCACGCACGAATTCCGCACCTGGAAACTGCCCACCCTGGCGCCCAACGAGTACGAGGTACCCTATGCGCTGAACGTGCATCCTCGAACCGGCGATATCTGGATCACCTCCAATATGTCGGACCGCAGCTTTCGCTTCGTGCCGGGGAGCGAAACCTTCATCACCTACCCCAGCCCGACCCGGGTGACCTGGCTGCGCGACTGGGAGTTCACCTCGGATGGCCAGGCCTGCTCGAGCTCCTCCAACCTGCCCTCCTATGCGATCGAGGACGGGGTGCCCTCGTTTATCTGCATCGACCCCGAGGGCGGCGCTGCCGACCGCGCCCTGCTGGGCCCGGAGACGCCAACTCGCGACCCCGGCTGAACCAGGATTTCGGCTGCCGCGGATTTCAGCCCGGCGAGATCCAGGACAGCGCCTGGCAGCCCCGGTGATCGCGCAATTCGAAGGGACGCGGGCTCAGCCGCCAAAGCGGCGCGGCAGCATCCGCAGCACGGTGTTGTCCTTCACGATGTAGTGATGATAGAGCGCCGCGACCGCGTGCAGTCCGACCAGGTAGTAGGCCCATTCGCCGACTTCCTTGTGCCAGTGCTCGATGGTCTCGGCCAGGTCGTGGTTCTTGGCGATCAGCGCCGGCAATTCCAGGCCGAAGAAGGGCACCGGCTTGCCCTCGCCGCTGAGGATCAGCCAGCCCGCGATCGGCATGCCGATCATGAAGACATAAAGTGCGAGATGCATGAGTTTGGCCAGCAGTTCCTGCCACCCTGCGGGCTGTGGCTGTATCAGCGGCGTCGGGCCGGAAAAGCGCGCCGCGATGCGCGCCGCCATCAGGATCAGCACCGAGATGCCGAGCATGAAATGCAGTGCCTTCATGAACGCACGCGCATCGCTGCCCTTGGGGAAATTCTCGTGCAGTTCCATGGCGAGATAGACCGCCACCAGCAACACCAGCATCAGCCAGTGCAGCGCGACTTGCAACGAACCGTAACGCGTAGCCGAGTTCTTCCACATGACCGGACTCCTCCCTGGGATGGTGGCGATATTATGCGGTCGGCCTTGTGCCTGGAGCCACCGCCGGCGGGTGCCATAAAGTCGGCTTTCGGATTAAGCGAAAGTTAAGCTGACTGTGCTGATCCCCGCGCAGCGATTGGTCCAATGGAAAGTATCCGGGAGGATTTGCTGACCCTACCGCGGGTTTCCCTGCCTCGCGGTTGCGTCCGGCTTGCGCGCATGGATGGTTTTCACCACGTCGAGGTAGACGTTGCGCACGCGCTCGATCAGAAAGCCCGCCGCCTCAACGTTGGCAACGGTGTCGCGGTTCATATCGGGACCGAAGTTGCGGGTGAGATATGTCATCCAGTCCATGACCTGCCTGAAGGGAAATACCTTGCTGCCCGTGTGCTCGAACATATGCAATTCCCGCCCGGCTTGAGCACGCGCAGCAATTGGCGCAAACCATCCACCGGGCGTGGCACCGAGCAGAAAGTGCAGGACGTGAACACCTGATCGAAGCGCTCATCGGCAAAATCCAGCTCCAGCACATCCTGGCGCTGCACGCTCATATGCCCGGGATAGGCCTGCGCACGCGGCTCCGCGCGCTTGAGCATTTCGGTCGAGATATCGATGCCGGTGATGTGCTGCCCGGGCGGAAACAAGGCGATGTCCAGACCTGTTCCCACTGCCAGGAACAGCACCTCTCCCTGCATGCGCGCGAACATCGCGCGCTTCACCGGACCCCAGCGCTTCTCCGAGCCAACGCCGTTCATCAGGTCGAAACTTTGGGCGGCGCGATCCCATTTTCTCGCGGTGGCCTCGTCCATGTTCAGGCCTCCCGCGTCATTCGCGCATTGGCAATGTAGGTGAGAAGAAGGACCCCGAGGCCGATCAGCGCACCCAACCAGGCGCCATCGAGCGGCGACATCGCATGATGGTGCGCAAGCGCGCACACCGTCATGTTCGCCGTCATGCCGCCGATCATGGTCGGCACCATCACCTCGTGCGTGCCCAGCCAGCGCAACAACAGCGTGAGCGCAAGCAGCATCGTCACCGCCATCGCACCGGCCATCGACACCACCATGCCCAGCCAGAAGCCGAGCGCATGCGGCATCCATGCAACTGCGGCCCAGCCGGAGAAGGCACCTACCAGCGCATTGCCAAGACAATCGCCGAGCACGAAGTAAAGCCTGGCCTCCATCGACAAATCCTCGCACTCTGTTGCCTGCGCGCAATCACGCTGAGCGCGCGATGGCATATCGCGTCGCGATCCTGCCCGACCGGCTGGCAGTGATCGGGTCGAAAACGTTGCGCGACCGATGTTAGGGGCGCGTCGGAGATCGCGTCAATGCGCTGTGCGCTGCGGGCGGCGCTGACCTGCTCCGCCGCAGACGCTGCATTCGCCCAGGTGGCCGAGCCGTGCCGCTACTCTCCATGCTCCGGTCAGGCCGCGCGATGATGCACAATGACGCGGCACCCGGATGAGTTCCATCCCCCGGCACCAGGCCATGAGCAGGGAATGATCGACGATGAACGACCGCCAGCCGCGCAACCCCCTGCATGGAATCACGCTCGAGCAGATTGTCAGTGCCCTCGTCGATCATTACGGCTGGGATGCCCTCGCCGGGAAGATAAATCTCAATTGCTTCAGGAATGATCCCTCGGTCAGATCAAGCCTGAAGTTCCTGCGCAAAACGCCCTGGGCCAGGGAGAAAGTGGAACAGCTGTATATCTCCACGTTTCTGCGCCGCAACCGGCCCCGGGGAGCAGAATGAAACACCGGGTGTGAAGTGAGCGCTTTTCGGGAACGGGGCGGCGCCATCGCTCTGCGTTGCATTTCGGAGGCGGCGCCGCCAAACGGGATCGACTAATATCGCAGGCATCTGTCCCCTTGCTTCGAGCAAACCATGAGCTTCAACCTCGACAACTACCAGCCGACCGACATCGACAATACCGAGGCGCTGGTACAGTGGCTGCGCGAAACGCGCATCGACGAGATCGAGTGCCTGCTGCCGGACGTGAACGGGATGATGCGCGGCAAGATCGTGCCCTGCGCGGATTTCATCCAGAGCCTCGATACCGACGGTTTGCGCGTACCGGAAACGGTGCTCATACAGTCGGTCACCGGCGAGAGCGAGTACTACACCAAGGTCGCGGCCGAGATCGATCTCGACATCTACGTGATACCCGACGTGCGCACTGCGCGGATCGTGCCGTGGACCGCCTTTCCAACCGCGCAGATCATCTGCGACGCGCGCAACAAGCAGGGCGAGATGGTGCCGTTCGCACCGCGCACGGTGCTCAAGCGGGTGCTGGCGGCCTATGCCGAGCGCGGACTCAAACCCATCGTCGCGCCGGAAAAGGAATTTTACCTGGTCGAGAAGAATATCGATCCCGACATCCCCCTGTCGGTGCCGGTGGGCATGTCCGGGCGTCGTGAAGCGGGACGCCAGGCCTATGGCATCGAGGCCGCCAACGAATACGATGCGGTGGTCAACCAGATCTACGATTACTGCGAGGCCTGCTCGATCAGCATCGGCACCATGGCGCACGAAGCCGGTCCCGCGCAACTCGAGATCAACTTCAAGCACGGCGATCCGCTGGCGCTCGCCGACCAGGTGTTCCTGTTCAAGCGCCTGGTGCGCAAGGCCGCGTTGAATCACGGCATGTACGCGACTTTCATGGCGATGCCGCATGCCTCCGAACCCGGTTCGGCGATGCATATCCACCAGTCGGTGCTCGATGTGAAGACCGGCGAGAACATCTTCTCGTTGCCCGACGGCAGCGACTCGCCGGCACTGATGCACTACATCGCCGGCCTGCAACGCTATGTGGAGCCGGCCACCGCGCTGTTCTGCCCCAACGTCAACTCGTTCCGCCGCATGCGCCTCGAGAGCGACGCCCCGATCAACCTGCATTGGGGCCGCGACAACCGCACCTGCGGTCTGCGGGTGCCGGATTCGGGGCGCGCCGCGCGGCGGGTCGAGAACCGCATCGGCGGCGCCGACGCAAACCCGTATATCGCGATTGCCGCCACGCTGGCATGTGGTCTGCTCGGGCTCGACCAGAAACTCGAACCCGGCCCGCTGACCGTGGGCGATGCGCACGAACTCGAATTCACGCTGCCGCGGCACCTTCCCGAGGCACTCGAGCAGCTCGACGCCTGCAAGGAACTGCGCGCGGCGCTGGGCGAATCGTTCATCGATGCCTTCGTCGAAGTGAAGACCCTCGAGATGAACAAGTACAACCGGGTGGTGAGCTCCTGGGAGCGCAATTTCCTGTTGCTGAGTATCTGAGGCGCGTTCAATCGCGCCATCAAAGGCCGCATCTTGGGCAATAGCTCTGCATCGGCGGATATCGACACCTGCGGTCTGGTCGGCGGCCTCGTGGCCCATGTCTGGTGGGACTATCGGTACTCTACCGGGGCGCGCTCGGCCCGGTTTCCGCGATCGACATCATCGCCCATCGCGCGTTGTGGGCGGTACCGTTCTGCGCCCTGCTGCTGCTCGCGGTGTGCTGGTTCAGCGAGCCGGTCACGATCAGCCGGGCATGGACTTTTGCACTGGTGTGGAGCGGGCTTGCGCTGTATCTTGGCCACCTGCTGCATCGGCGCCGACGCTGGAATCCGCCGCTTTTGATGCGCTTGTATTGAAACCCCCGTGCGCTTGGCCAGTTCGCAACCAGACGAGTACTCCCATGTTTCCAGAGCACCGTTTCCGCTTGTTCAATCACCGTAAACACCTGGCATCGGCGGGCATGCTGTGCACGCTGCTGATCCAGGCACCACAACTCCTGGCCGCGGATAGCAGCGCCGAGCTGGCCAAAAAGCTGAGCAATCCGATCGCCTCGCTGATCAGCGTGCCAATGCAGGGAAACTACGACCAGGACCTCGGCCCCTTCAATGACGGCGAACGCTATCTGCTCAACGTGCAACCCGTCATTCCCTTTTCGATCAGCTCCGATTGGAACATGATCTCGCGCACCATCATACCGCTGGTGAAGCAGGACGATATGGTGCCCGGCTCCAGCCAGGAGGGCTTTGGCGACGTGGTGCAGAGCCTGTTCTTTTCACCGAAGGCGCCAACCGCCGACGGCTGGATCTGGGGCGTCGGGCCGGTGTTCCTGCTGCGCACCGCCAGCGACAAGTACCTGGGTTCCGAAAAATGGGGTGCCGGCCCGACCGCGGTGCTGCTCAAGCAAAGCAATGGCTGGACCTTTGGCGCGCTGGCCAACCACATCAACTCCTACGATGGCGACGACGATCGCAGCGATGTGAATGCCACGTTCCTGCAGCCGTTCCTGTCGTTCACCACGGCGCGCTTCACGACCTGGTCGCTCAACACCGAATCGACCTACGACTGGGAAGCCGAGAAATGGAATATCCCGGTCAATTTCACGGTCGCACAACTGTTCAAGGTCGGCGCCCGGCCCATGCAGTTGCAACTCGGTGTGCGCCGCTGGCTCGAAAGCCCGCAACACGGCGCCGAGGGCTGGGGCGCACGCTTGACATACACCCTGCTGTTTCCGAAATAGGTCGGTGAACAGCTCCCGATCCGGCGTGAACCGCAGGACACAACGCGCGCCCCGACGTCTCGATTCCACCGGCATCAGCAACGGGGTTGCGCATATCGCCGCGCTGCACCCGGTATTCCACGCCCAGGTCGAGCGCCATGGCATGCCGCCCCTGTGGGGCCGCACGCCGGGTTTCGAAACGCTGCTGCGCATCATCCTCGAGCAGCAGGTTTCGCTGGCCTCGGCCAATGCGTTGCGCCGCCGCCTGCTCGAAGCGCTGGGGTCGTTATCGGCGCAGACCATTGCGGCCGCCGGCGAAGAGGCGCTGCGCGGGCGCGGCGTGACCCGCCAGAAGGCGGGCTATTGCGTCGGCCTGGCGCGGGCAGTACTCGAGGGGCAGGTCGATCTTGCGGCGATAGCGCGTGCCAGCGATGACGAAGCACGCGCGATGCTGGTCGGTATCCGTGGCATCGGCCCGTGGAGCGCCGAGATCTACCAGTTGATGGCCCTGCGTCGTCCCGATATCTGGCCGACCGGCGACCTGGCACTGCTGATCGCGTTGCAGGAATTGCACGGTCTCGGCGAGCGCCCCGACAACACGCACGCCGCCGAGCTCACCGCACCCTGGGCACCATACCGCTCGGTGGGTGCACGGCTGTTATGGCAGGCCTACCTCAATCGCGGCACGCGCTGAGCATCAGCCGTGCGCGGCGGCATCGGCTGAACCGCGCTCATGAATCCGGTGCGGCGGCTGCGACCACGCGCCGGAAGCAATCGTCGGCCGAGTCCTGCCCGATGGCTGGATCGAGCGAGCGAATCGCGGCGTAGTGCCGCGCGATGTCCTCGGCGCCGATCTGCGCGAAACCGGGTATCTGCAGGCCCTCGCCCTCGACCCAGCGCGCGGCGCGAAACACCCCGCCTCCGGCGATCACGGTATCGCCGCTCGCGGAGCAGTCCCGGTGCGCGAACCAGAGTGCAAGCGCCGCGGGCCAGGCGGTGCTGAAGCGCCCGTCGGATTGCCCCGGCATATAACCCGCTGTCATCGGAGTGTCGGCAAACGGCGCGATCGCGTTGACCCGGAAATCGTAGCCGCTTTCCTCGAGACGGATGCTCTGCATGAATGCGAGCAGTGCCGCTTTCGAGGCGCTGTAGGCACTCTGTCCGCGATTGCCATAGAGCCCGGCCGCCGATGTCGAAAACACCATGCGTCCGTAACCACGCTCACGCATATGCGGCAACACGGCACGCGTCAGTGCCACCGGCGCGAGGAAATTGATGCGCATCAGCGCGGCGAAATCCGTCGCGCTCATGCGGGTGAAAAAGCCGCTCCGGGCAATACCCGCATTGTGGATCACGATATCGACACGTCCCCATGCCGCCAGCGCCTGCCTCAGCATCTCCTGCGGCGCGTCCTCGTCCTCGACGCTGGCGTAATTGGCGACCGCCGCACCACCGCCGGCAACGATTGCCGCGACCGTGGAGTCGGCGGAGCGTACCGGATCGCCCGCGTGGGCGCGATTGTTCACCAGGACCCGGGCACCACGCGCGGCGAGCTGCAACGCGTATTCCCGCCCCAGCCCCTTGCCGGCGCCGGTGACGATCGCAACCTGTTCGTCGAAGCGCAGCTTCATCGGTGTTCGCACGCGAGGCGGTATTCCCGTTCCAGCTGATCGACCACTTCGGCCATCGGGCAGATTCGATCGACGGATCCCACTCCCTGCCCCGCCGACCAGATATCGCGCCAGCGCTTGAGATCCTGGCGCGAGAAATCGATTTCCCCTTCGGGCAGCTTGTCGGGATCCATGCCGTAATTGATGATCGACTGGCGCAGCCAGTTGGCTTTCACCCCGGTGAAGGAGGCCGAGCACA includes:
- a CDS encoding carboxypeptidase regulatory-like domain-containing protein, which gives rise to MNRMTPYLVLVLGALGYATNTFAGIVHGTVSTADGRAVSGALLTLFNEARNRKETVYSAPDGSYVLATGFSGKLRLRARLPYFADVSQDIALGVDTSLPVDFTLSEIGDPQTLSDTLTASAHLTKLQWQDPALRATFVSQCNYCHQVGNSLTRTPRDEDAWRSSVERMESYFAMLTPSQSAGIVSTLARDFTPDPVTAVQTYAVAPELHHAKVHEWLVGDGMSFIHDAAVNHADDNLYGADEGHDVIWFLDRKTAKVETFALPDIDLPRGGVLSGIPFPIGVFTGKHGPHSLAQTSDGRFWITNALSSSLASFDPATRKFKLYELGPTHIYPHTVRVDANDIVWFTVVLSNEVIRFDPQTEQFSVIDLPHNGFWPWLIDTTLPAVIKIAAWFPGNNLHNVLSPHKWAGKDHRALFNFPYGIDVNPRDGSIWYAKLYLNRIGRIDPQTHEVQEFETPMKGPRRPRFAKDGTLWIPAFDDGGLMAFDTGTHEFRTWKLPTLAPNEYEVPYALNVHPRTGDIWITSNMSDRSFRFVPGSETFITYPSPTRVTWLRDWEFTSDGQACSSSSNLPSYAIEDGVPSFICIDPEGGAADRALLGPETPTRDPG
- a CDS encoding HAMP domain-containing histidine kinase; translated protein: MATETLRLSTGARLSAIFAALLVGAFLMAGTITFFATARTVENAIRERIALEMQAMEFEIGAEGFAGLVEAIRSRANQPGALGYRLESHDGSIEIDNLRHSRPQPGWTRVEAGADGEQHGAQTLLVLSRLLPDGSLLSIAGNLQQAEAVRRAVLLALGWSGALALLIGLGAAAFVTRRALARMAAVADAVRRFAAGDHAVRAAHAGTRAPDDIDAIADGVNSMLDSVATLAASVRRVSVAVAHDLRTPLSHMRQQLETVGDPDASGAEREAAVSGAQTAIDDVMRTFDAILSLSEIESGTAPNSFETLDLALLAATIANAYSADIEAGGRRLFSCTATPLRVQGNRYLLARAIANLLENAARHTPTGTDIGIEVFAHGATVCLSVADNGPGIPESERERALEPFYRLDRSRGSTGSGLGLAIVAAIARQHRATLVLDDAHPGLRVMLGFGARPSVTS
- a CDS encoding DUF2132 domain-containing protein yields the protein MNDRQPRNPLHGITLEQIVSALVDHYGWDALAGKINLNCFRNDPSVRSSLKFLRKTPWAREKVEQLYISTFLRRNRPRGAE
- a CDS encoding DUF2249 domain-containing protein, translating into MQTVHACNHTTAEALYPFDARGVAKRFRHAAIFGALDALTPGETMRFCNDHDPLPLLGQLQQRYGDKLSITYRQREPGAIVIDFARL
- a CDS encoding SDR family NAD(P)-dependent oxidoreductase: MTIYKEKVAVVTGAGSGIGRALARQLAAAGARLALSDINAQALEATMQLLPADHDARAYVLDVSSRAAVFAHAEEVERDFGAAQFLFNNAGVTVVGTFEHLSIEEIEWQLGINLWGVLYGCKAFLPQMLARREGCIVNISSVFGLVGYPLQSAYNISKFGVRGLTECLWSELEDSGVRAVCVHPGGIRTAIATAGRMCARAGQEESSFEGMGDKLLVTPPEDCAADILEGVRKGRRRIVTGNKSSTLAWIARLFPDRYPTLLRWLS
- a CDS encoding class I SAM-dependent methyltransferase — translated: MDEATARKWDRAAQSFDLMNGVGSEKRWGPVKRAMFARMQGEVLFLAVGTGLDIALFPPGQHITGIDISTEMLKRAEPRAQAYPGHMSVQRQDVLELDFADERFDQVFTSCTFCSVPRPVDGLRQLLRVLKPGGNCICSSTRAARYFPSGRSWTG
- a CDS encoding cytochrome b, whose translation is MWKNSATRYGSLQVALHWLMLVLLVAVYLAMELHENFPKGSDARAFMKALHFMLGISVLILMAARIAARFSGPTPLIQPQPAGWQELLAKLMHLALYVFMIGMPIAGWLILSGEGKPVPFFGLELPALIAKNHDLAETIEHWHKEVGEWAYYLVGLHAVAALYHHYIVKDNTVLRMLPRRFGG
- the selD gene encoding selenide, water dikinase SelD; its protein translation is MSGIKLTDYAHGGGCGCKISPQLLGEILRNTPRAGPFAALLVGTETSDDAAVYKLNDEQALIATTDFFMPIVDDPYDFGRIAATNAISDVYAMGGTPILALALLGMPIDKLSPQVIGRILDGGADVCAAAGIPVAGGHSIDTPEPIYGLVALGLVHPDHIKRNCGARARDVLILGKGLGVGVLAAALKNKLLGPDGYRVLLDSTTTLNTPGSALARLPGVHALTDVTGFGLLGHLLEICRGSGLAARIEMARVPLLAGAEDFARQGIGPGAIGRNWASYGADVGLREGVAAWQRELLCDAQTSGGLLVACDAGVKQEVLGIFRAQGFAQAAEIGVLSAGAPRVEVC